Proteins encoded together in one Bdellovibrionota bacterium window:
- the lgt gene encoding prolipoprotein diacylglyceryl transferase codes for MHPTLFHIGSLSVKTYGLMMAIAFISAIILARRRAKKAGLDPRQIEVICYALIGMGLLGTRVLYTFGENTRYYLTHPIEFFYLHEGGLSFVGGLYFVVPTLFFLCRRKQLSFWTVVDILIPSVALGLGIGKIGCLFAGCCFGKPCDLPWTIRFSDPDGLARPLDVGLHPAQIYESLLWFSLFGVLLGFQKFRRFPGEMFLLFAAVYALVRPFLESLRGEPRYVGNLTTVPFLSVPMILLTAGAWVYLRRRSI; via the coding sequence GTGCATCCGACCCTTTTTCATATCGGATCGCTCAGCGTCAAAACCTACGGCCTGATGATGGCCATCGCTTTTATTTCGGCGATTATTCTCGCGCGGCGGCGGGCCAAGAAAGCAGGCCTCGATCCCCGGCAGATTGAAGTGATCTGCTACGCCCTGATCGGGATGGGCCTCCTTGGAACCCGCGTCCTCTATACGTTCGGTGAAAACACAAGGTATTACCTGACCCATCCGATCGAATTCTTTTACCTCCACGAAGGGGGGCTCTCGTTCGTGGGTGGGCTTTATTTCGTTGTCCCGACGTTGTTTTTTCTTTGCCGACGAAAACAACTTTCCTTCTGGACGGTCGTCGACATTCTCATCCCCTCCGTGGCGTTGGGCTTGGGCATCGGAAAAATCGGCTGCCTCTTCGCCGGCTGTTGCTTCGGAAAGCCGTGCGACCTCCCCTGGACCATTCGTTTTTCCGACCCTGACGGCCTCGCGCGGCCGCTCGACGTGGGACTTCATCCCGCACAGATTTACGAATCGCTCCTTTGGTTTTCGCTTTTTGGAGTCCTTTTGGGGTTTCAAAAGTTTCGCCGATTTCCGGGCGAAATGTTTTTGCTCTTTGCGGCCGTCTACGCCCTGGTTCGGCCTTTCTTGGAATCTCTTCGAGGCGAGCCGCGCTATGTCGGGAACCTCACAACCGTCCCGTTTCTGAGCGTACCCATGATCCTATTGACGGCCGGCGCTTGGGTTTATTTGCGAAGGAGGTCGATCTAG
- a CDS encoding PilZ domain-containing protein, translating to MTQPPPEKERRRFPRVNLNVAVRYVPAGSKRARPRDERLVSMGEGGVFIQSKLTYPAGTKLELSFVLEREKISATAFVRYAVAFNPQAGTIQFPGMGVQFEKIDEAAVKRIREYVASERTKPDPAA from the coding sequence ATGACCCAACCTCCACCCGAAAAAGAACGTCGCCGCTTTCCCCGCGTCAACCTCAATGTGGCGGTTCGTTATGTTCCCGCGGGTAGCAAGAGAGCCAGGCCCCGCGACGAGCGATTGGTCTCGATGGGGGAAGGGGGCGTCTTTATTCAGTCGAAACTTACCTACCCGGCCGGAACCAAGCTTGAGCTGTCATTTGTTTTGGAAAGGGAAAAAATTTCGGCCACGGCGTTCGTTCGTTACGCCGTGGCTTTCAATCCCCAAGCGGGTACGATCCAGTTTCCCGGTATGGGAGTTCAGTTCGAGAAGATCGATGAGGCGGCCGTGAAAAGGATTCGTGAATACGTCGCGAGCGAACGTACGAAACCGGATCCTGCCGCCTGA